TTTTACAAAACGCTCATACTGCCAGACATCAGGACCGTTCATACTCAGGAAAATAGTATCAATTCCCGAAGCTTCAAGTTCTTTTACAAGTGCGTGGAAATCAACACTGTATGGGGAAGAAAGTTTGATTCCTGAAACATTAACATTGTATTTCGGGAAACGAGTTTCCAGGGTTTCAGTATTATTTCCGCTCCGGCTTTCCTGAACCTTTACTGCTTTTTCCTGGGCTTCTTCAGTATCTGAAACCTCAGGTAAAACAGTTTCATTTTCAGGAGTAATGCCTGATTCCGAAGATGTGTTTTCGGATTCGGAAACATTATCAGTTTCAGAAGTATTATCTTTGTCAGAGCTTTCAGTTTCTATCTGACCTGAGGCGAAACTGACAGCTGGCTCGGATTCAACAAATTTGCGGACAAAAGCGTAGTCTACAGCCATATATCCTGTGTTCTTCGAGGCATCGGAATAAGATTCGGCATAAAGATAAACGCGCATAGGGAAGTTTGTAATGTAATCACTGGAAGAATAATCCATCTTTGAATCGCGGATTCCATTATTATACCAGGCTACACTGCGCGTGTCGTTTTCTTCGTACCAGGCAATTCCCGAGGTGTACCACTGTCCTTCAGAGACACGGACGTCAGTTTTGTCAAAGGAATTGTACCTCTCTTTTCTGTAAGCTGTCTCCCAGCCCACCCGGCTTTCACCGGCAAATTCGGTCTTATGCGTGATTTCATTTTTTCTGCTGCTTATCTGGTCTATGAAACCCTGCTTCAGGAGAGGGCCTCTTTCATCTTTTCCTGTGGTAACTTTCATTCTTTTGACGACAAACATGGAATTAATATCAAAACTTTTTTTGGAATAGATAAGAGAAGTATCATAAGCGTGAGGCTTGGGAACTGTTACTTTACATGTGCCGTTACCGACTTCAACAAATCCTCCACCTGATTTTTTGGAGTCCCATACAAGACCTTTGAGCTTTTCCCCCTCAAAGCCGTCAAAGAATTCAAAGGTCCTGCCTCCATCACTCACTGCCTCAGCGTCAGGATTTCCGCATTCCAGAAGGAGTGCTGTATCCCTGTTCGCAGGTAGAGAAGGTATTTTAACCCAGACAAGAGCTTTTTCGGCTTCCGGGTCCCAGGATTCGATCCAGTAATTGAGTGATTTTCCTCTGGAAGAAAAACGCAGGTCAGAACCATCCGGTTTTGCCTGTGAGAAATTGAAGTTAGAAGAATTCAGGAAAATAGGAACCTGATAACTTGTTAGATCTTTTCCGGAATTTTCAGTAATTATGATCTTCTGGGAATAACCTTCCGTATTATTTACTGTGGATAGGCCAAAAAGATCATTCGAACCAGCCAGGGAAATGCCTGTTATCAAAACAAAGAAGAAAATAAAAATAATCCCACATGTGATCAATCTCTTTTTCATTTTTAGCATCCTCTTTTAACCCTTTAATAAACAAAAAATGTCATCAGGACGTTCTAAGGAATATAAATGATATCATCTATTTTACCTAGAGGTATTAACCCACAAACAATAAACCTTTTCATAAATACTTACACAGAATAATATTGGAAATAATAATAATAAGTTATATAAAAATTTAGAAAAATAAAGAGAAAAAGAAAAGAAGAGAAGAGAAAAAGAAAAGGAGATAAGAAGAAAAAGAAAAGAAGAGAAGAGAAAAAGAAGGGAAAGGGAGGAAAAGAAGGGAAAAAGGAGATAAGAAGAAAATAAAACAAAAAGAGAAACAAATATAAGAAAAGAATAAAGTTTGAAAAGCCCGAAATAGTAATAAAGAATACACACAATTACAGTTTTTCATGGCTCTTTTATCCAGCAATGAACTGAGAAAATTAATAAAAGCAAATCCCCCTTTACTTGAAAACGCAGTAGACACCGAAACCCAGATACAGCCAAATGGGCTTGAGCTCACCCTGAAAGAGATAAAAACAATAGAAGGTGCGGGAGCTGTTGATTTTGACAATTCCGAAAGAAAAGTTCCGGACGCAAAACCCCTGGAATTTGGAAAAGACGGATGGATCCACCTTCCGGAGGGGATTTATAAAGTTATATTTAACGAAATCGTCAATATTCCAATGAACCTTGCTGCAATCGCAAAACCAAGATCAAGCCTTATTCGGTGCGGGGCAACTCTTGAAACTGCAGTATGGGATGCAGGTTACAGGGGACGAAGCGAATCCATGCTTGTAGTTTATAACCCTGCAGGCTTTAAGTTGAAGAAAAACGCCAGGATAATGCAGCTCCTTTTCTATACCCTTAATACCGAAGTAGAGGAAGGCTATTCTGGAGTTTACCAGAACGAAAATACAAACTGAATTTATAAAAAATATGGAATAAAATAACTAAAATTGTAAAAGAATTTGAGGTAGAATGGACAGTGTAACATAAGTTCTGTAAAATCACAAATCTCAAGAAGTTATTGAGTAGAAAATTCCACATCAGAAGATCAATTTCCCGATAATACACAAAAACTTGACTTCAAATTTACAGCAAATTCGCGACACTGCCGTAGAAGACTAAAATTATGAAAAACATGCAGTAAAATGACTAAAATTATGAAAAAATATGCAGTAAAATGGCCGAAATTATGAAAAAGCATACAGTAAAATAACAGTATTTTGAGGTCCTGAGCGGGAATCTTTCGAAAATATATAGATAAAGTATATATTACCTGATTTGTATATCACAGCCTATGAGTACTATAGGAAAATCCGTAAGGATGGAGCGTATTTTCAACAGGAATACAGGTAATGCCATTATCATACCCATGGACCATGGAGTTGGTGCAGGGCCCATATCAGGACTCACAAACCTTCAGGAGGCTGTAAACAGGGTTGCAGAAGGGAGAGCAAATGCTGTTTTAGGACACATGGGGCTTTCAAAGCACGGGCACAGGGGCTATGGTCACGATGTAGGCCTGATAATCCACCTTTCAGCTTCAACCTCACTTGCTCTTGACCCGAACCATAAAGTTCTTGTAACAACCGTTGAAGAAGCCATAAAAGTGGGAGCAGATGCGGTTTCCGTTCATATAAATATAGGAGCTGAAGACGAGTTTGAGATGCTGCAGGGCCTTGGCTATGTAGCTGGAAAGTGCGACGAATGGGGTATTCCTCTCCTTGCAATGATGTATCCGCGAGGGAAAAAGGTCCGTTCCGAATACGATGTTGATGTAGTAAAGCATGCAGCAAGGATAGGCGCTGAGCTTGGAGCAGACATCGTCAAAACAAACTATACGGGAAACCCGGAAACTTTCAAAGAAGTTGTCAATGGATGCCCCGTACCTGTAATTATTGCAGGAGGTCCTAAAATGGGCTCGGAAAAGGAACTTCTGGAAATGATCGAAGGATCTCTTGAAGCGGGCGGGCGTGGTGTTGCCATAGGAAGAAACGTATTCCAGGCAGAAGACCCGACAGGTCTTGTACGCAGAATTTCAAAAATAGTCCATGAAGGCATGACTGCGGAAGAAATAATAAAAATGGGTAAAAATGCCTGAAAAATGAAAAAATTAAAGCAACCAGGGAATCAACTAATTCTTAAAGTTCGAGACTTGATTAAGATTCATATAGTGAATCTCAGGAACGGGAAATTTACATCTCAGAAAATTTCCTGTTAACCATTCGAGTGGAAATAGAGGAGAGGTTACAGTTTAGAAGATTGTTATTTTTGATACACAAAGAACATAATTAAAGAGTTCACTTTATGATTACAATTAAATTTCAGAAAAATTAGAAATAACAGAATAAAAATTTTAATTTAAAATTCCGTATTCTCTCGGCCATTCCCAACCCTCCGGCAATTTTCGCCAACCTCTCTTTTTTCTGTTCCTTTAAACTTGATAGCTACTGAGAATATACAGAATATCATCTAACTGACTTTAATAAAAATGATTAGATGCCGGTTTCCTGACAATGAGAATTCCTTTCTAAAAAGACCCGGGGTCTGTATTGGAAGATTGTCAGATCCAAACTATGTTTCTGTATATGCCATTTAAAGAATATTGAATTTACATGTAGATTCCAGTGGAAATCTGGGGCTTTTTTGGATTCTATCGGAAAGCAGGTATGAAACAGATATTATTAAAGAAGTTAAAATAAGGAAATCAGTGAAAAAATAAGTGAGACTCGGGATAAAATAACATGAATAAAGACCTGACAGGAAGAGTGATTTGAGAAAATCAGAAGACTCTTTAAGAATAAGACTGCGAAGAAAGGCTTCTGCTGGCGAAAAGTAATGAGAAAAGAAAGGGAAAACCCTGTTTGAAGAAAAGAAAGTCCGGAAAACAACTGAAAAAATACATAGTGAAAAACGAAAAGTTATAGATAAGGAAGAAATAGGAATATTGAAAAAAATAAATTTACGAAAGATTCCAGTGGAAATAAAGGGGTTTCTCTCAGAAGAAAACAATAAAATAGAAAAAATTAAAAATAATTTTTGAAATTATAAAAGTAAAAGAATAAGCGAAAAATTGAAAATTAAAAGTCAGACAATGGAACTCAAAAAAGACTGTTCTCCAAACCGGACATACATTTTTTATACAGAACTTGCCTGAATCAGAAATCCACGAAGGGCACAAGATCACAGCCCGTGCATTTAAGGCACATCGTCATTGCAAGTGAGGGATCAAGCCCGTACTTCTTCAGGATTTCAGCTTCCATTTTCGCAAGTCTCAAAAGGCGTTCAGGAGAAGGACGTTCTGTAAAACAGTCTCCTGACCTGAGGGGATGCGGATTTACCGGGCGCAGGACAGGAATTACGCCTATCTTTGCAAGAGTTTCGACTCCTTCCCTTACAGAGTCATCACTTTCCCCAAGCCCTATAATAAAATTGCTGAAGACCCTGTTTTTTCCGAAAACTTCCACAGCTTCTTTAAGCCGGCCCAGGATGTAATCAAGAGAAAGGTCCCCACAGACCTTCTGGAAGATCTCTCTGTCCATGGTTTCAACATTGTATTTAACCTCGGCAACCCCGGAATCATAGAATTTCCGGGAACACCCCTCTGTAGGATATACTGAAACCCCTATGGGGACATTGTATTTTTTGAGGGCGGGCATAAGTTTGAGCACACGTTCCACTTCATCTTCAATTGAGGTTTCAACGCCTGAAGTAAGGGAGATGGCTTTTAGACTTCCCGCCTTCATGACGTCATCCACTATGCCCAGGACTTCTTCATCAGTTTTGACATGTCCCTGGAGTTTGGGCACAGGGCAGTATTTGCAGTCAAAGATGCACCTCTCGCAGAGAGTTATAAAAGCCTGATCCGGACAGTGTGCAGGGGCAGGTTCAAGTTTTCCCCTGACAAGTTCTTTTCCTTCGTACAGAATCGTGACTGTTCCATCATCCCCTGCCGCTTTAATGGAAAGGGGAAAATTTTTATTCACACTGAGCCTGACCCGTTTATCTCCCGCCCTGAAAAATACTGAGCTTGTGCCTGCTCCCGGGCCTGCAGTAGAGCCCCGGTCCCTGGCAATAAGTGAAGGGTCCACGGAAACGGAGCCTGTTGAGATAAGAAAAGCTTTTAATTCAGGTGTAATTTGTGTGCATTGCATTAAATGTCCCTCAGGAAGAGATTTTTTTCCCTTAGTTCCAGTCTTTTTTGATCTTCACGAGATAGTATATAAATTATTCTGAAAATATAATTTTATCAGCAAGAAGCAACAAATGAAATAAAGAGCATTTTTTCATTATACATTAATTTAATATTGAAGAATAGAAAAAAAGCTTTTTTTCTCGCAAAATAGAGAATAAGCACATATAAATAAAAAGAAAATCACTTAAATTTTTAAAAGAAATCAAGGAGGAATAGGTGTTATTTTAAAGAAGTGGTTTTCAGTACTTATAATACTAATGTGTGCCATTTTTGCCGCTTCTTCGGGGTGCAGTGAAAACACCGAAGAAGATATGAATGTGCCTGAAGAGTCAGCCGAAGACAGCGAAGAAGAGTCTCCTGATGAGGATGAAGAAGTAAAAGTTGAGATGGAATCTACCGGAGATTCCAGTAACTGGTGTGCTGTGGGATCTTCCTGGAAATCAACAAACCCCCAGACAGGTGAAGAAGTTGAAATGAAAATCACAGGAATGGAAACCGTTGACGGAATTCCTATGTGTAAAGCAGTTTATGAGACAAACATCGACGATGAAGATTTCTCCAAAATCGAATATATGTGGTCAGAAAACGGGGAAACTTATTTCTGGACTGCTTATGATAAATCAGGAGAGGTAGTTTCCGAAATGAGCATGAAAGACGGCAAAATGAAAATAGTTGATGAAGAAGGCAATGTAATGGAGTATTCACAGGGACAATAAAACGATAAAGAAAAAACAATAAAATATAGAGATTGCGATAAAGAACTGAAAATTGTGCTAGATTACCAGCACTTTTTATTTAATTAAATTTTTTGATTTATTATATTTTTAGTGATTCTTTTTTAGTGATTCGTTTTTAAGATATCATCTTCATAGTTTAGGAAGAATTGAGTTGAATTTCTCTTCTCACAAGCAATTATATTCATACCCGTTATTTTAAAATTTAATAAGAATTTTGTTTGAGTAGGGCAGATGTTTTTGTTATTATAGGATTTTCAGAGTATTATTCTTAAGCGTTATATGAATCCGATAATATGAGTCAAATGGATAAGGATTACAATGATGTATTAATGATATACAGATCAAATAACATTATGTGTTACATAAAATTACAAAAGTGTTATATACAAAGAATACGTAGTATAGCTTGCGTTCT
This window of the Methanosarcina mazei S-6 genome carries:
- a CDS encoding DUF2341 domain-containing protein, producing the protein MKKRLITCGIIFIFFFVLITGISLAGSNDLFGLSTVNNTEGYSQKIIITENSGKDLTSYQVPIFLNSSNFNFSQAKPDGSDLRFSSRGKSLNYWIESWDPEAEKALVWVKIPSLPANRDTALLLECGNPDAEAVSDGGRTFEFFDGFEGEKLKGLVWDSKKSGGGFVEVGNGTCKVTVPKPHAYDTSLIYSKKSFDINSMFVVKRMKVTTGKDERGPLLKQGFIDQISSRKNEITHKTEFAGESRVGWETAYRKERYNSFDKTDVRVSEGQWYTSGIAWYEENDTRSVAWYNNGIRDSKMDYSSSDYITNFPMRVYLYAESYSDASKNTGYMAVDYAFVRKFVESEPAVSFASGQIETESSDKDNTSETDNVSESENTSSESGITPENETVLPEVSDTEEAQEKAVKVQESRSGNNTETLETRFPKYNVNVSGIKLSSPYSVDFHALVKELEASGIDTIFLSMNGPDVWQYERFVKMAHEEGISVHAVLLEELNCTSETAPSISRASLNAILDYNEKSLAPFDGINICVKTSPYSGSENSCMDYKPIFDLAHEKAGENVSVSASLPPGHTASEVETISPLVDFFIVRAYDRGNKDLTSMSDIVDNIAPDMGEVRGANSKGIIEISVEEGFADRLEIQNLFTSFVKYYGEDPAFTGVSISNYVTYTDLPVDAESEENKLSLPGFGAISVLLTGLAAFAFLRAKKQ
- a CDS encoding deoxyuridine 5'-triphosphate nucleotidohydrolase, whose product is MALLSSNELRKLIKANPPLLENAVDTETQIQPNGLELTLKEIKTIEGAGAVDFDNSERKVPDAKPLEFGKDGWIHLPEGIYKVIFNEIVNIPMNLAAIAKPRSSLIRCGATLETAVWDAGYRGRSESMLVVYNPAGFKLKKNARIMQLLFYTLNTEVEEGYSGVYQNENTN
- a CDS encoding 2-amino-3,7-dideoxy-D-threo-hept-6-ulosonate synthase, translated to MSTIGKSVRMERIFNRNTGNAIIIPMDHGVGAGPISGLTNLQEAVNRVAEGRANAVLGHMGLSKHGHRGYGHDVGLIIHLSASTSLALDPNHKVLVTTVEEAIKVGADAVSVHINIGAEDEFEMLQGLGYVAGKCDEWGIPLLAMMYPRGKKVRSEYDVDVVKHAARIGAELGADIVKTNYTGNPETFKEVVNGCPVPVIIAGGPKMGSEKELLEMIEGSLEAGGRGVAIGRNVFQAEDPTGLVRRISKIVHEGMTAEEIIKMGKNA
- a CDS encoding radical SAM protein, yielding MQCTQITPELKAFLISTGSVSVDPSLIARDRGSTAGPGAGTSSVFFRAGDKRVRLSVNKNFPLSIKAAGDDGTVTILYEGKELVRGKLEPAPAHCPDQAFITLCERCIFDCKYCPVPKLQGHVKTDEEVLGIVDDVMKAGSLKAISLTSGVETSIEDEVERVLKLMPALKKYNVPIGVSVYPTEGCSRKFYDSGVAEVKYNVETMDREIFQKVCGDLSLDYILGRLKEAVEVFGKNRVFSNFIIGLGESDDSVREGVETLAKIGVIPVLRPVNPHPLRSGDCFTERPSPERLLRLAKMEAEILKKYGLDPSLAMTMCLKCTGCDLVPFVDF